CCGCGTATCCAATGACCGACACAGCCTTCTCAACGGCCTTCATCGGGCCGGTAAGCGTCAGCACGTCGCCCTTGTCCACCACCGTGCTGTTGAAAACCGGAAGCTCCGCCATACCGCGCGTGATCTTGGCGACGACTACGCCGTGCATCTGCGGCGCGGTCAAAAGCTCCTCCACGCTCCTGCCGAACCATTCCCTCTTCGTCACAACAACGCCTACGCGCTCCATCACTATTGAAGAAAGGTCGCCGTCCACCACCTCCGGGCCGGGCAGCACAGCCGCGTCCGTAAAAATCGACCTCAGCCCGCGCACCGCGATGACGTCGCCGGCTTCAAGCTTCATATCCGGCGCGGGCGCAAGTTTTTTTCCGCCGCGCCTCAGCGCCATGATAAGAAAACTTTTGTCGCCGCCCTCGGCCCGCTCCGTCGCCTCGACGGTGCGTCCGATATAGCGCGGCGACTCCACCTTGAAACTGCGCGTCAGATAGGTCGTGTATTCAATAAAAGTATCCGGCGGCATCTTCGTCTCGCCAAGCTTCGATTCAAGCGCCGCAGCCTCCGCCTTCAAGTCCTTCACGCCAAGAAGCAGCGGGCCTGCGTAGGCTATGAGCCATATCGCGCCTATCGTGCCAAAAAGATACGAAATGGCGTAGGCCACCGGCACCGCGTTTACATACTCTCGTTCAAGCGCAGCCGAAAGCCCCAGCTTTGCCACAGTGTCCGACGCGACGCCTATCATAAGCGACTCAGTGGCGGAGCCCGCAAGCAGCCCCGCGCCGTAGCCAGGGTTCAGCCCCATCAGCTTCGCCATGACGAAAGCGGAGCCAAGGCAGAGCAGCGCCATCATCACCGCGAAGGTGATAAGAGGCAGAGCGCTTGACTTAAGGCTTTGAAAAAAGGCCGGCCCGCCGCCGTACCCAATAGTGAAGATAAATAGCAAAAAGAAAATATTCTTCACATTGGACGATATCTCAACATGCAAAAAAGAACCGACCACCACCGCCACTATCAAAGTCGACGCAACGGCGCCCAGGCTCACCTGCCTGTACTTTAGCCGCCCAAACCAGTAGCCCGCGCCTATGCAGAAAAAAAACGGAACCGCCGGATTTGCGCGGCAAACATCCGCAAACCATCTTACAAACTCCATTTGCCTCTCCCCTCTCAAAATCAGTCATATTTAGACCGAGTATAGAGAAAGCAAGCCCCTTTTCA
This window of the Cloacibacillus sp. genome carries:
- the aspT gene encoding aspartate-alanine antiporter, with protein sequence MEFVRWFADVCRANPAVPFFFCIGAGYWFGRLKYRQVSLGAVASTLIVAVVVGSFLHVEISSNVKNIFFLLFIFTIGYGGGPAFFQSLKSSALPLITFAVMMALLCLGSAFVMAKLMGLNPGYGAGLLAGSATESLMIGVASDTVAKLGLSAALEREYVNAVPVAYAISYLFGTIGAIWLIAYAGPLLLGVKDLKAEAAALESKLGETKMPPDTFIEYTTYLTRSFKVESPRYIGRTVEATERAEGGDKSFLIMALRRGGKKLAPAPDMKLEAGDVIAVRGLRSIFTDAAVLPGPEVVDGDLSSIVMERVGVVVTKREWFGRSVEELLTAPQMHGVVVAKITRGMAELPVFNSTVVDKGDVLTLTGPMKAVEKAVSVIGYAERTSDATDMVTVAFGIAAGALFGTLTVNVGHIPVSLTTGGGALLAGLLISWYRSGNPVFGRIPAPAAWLFQSLGLCAFIAVVGLNAGPNFVDGLKQNGWGIMWGGLVVTAVPILTCIMAGKWFFKMNPVILLGACTGARLCTAALGALQEACGSATPVIGYTIPYAVNNMIFAAWGVVIVLLLA